Proteins encoded by one window of Vibrio algicola:
- a CDS encoding NAD(P)/FAD-dependent oxidoreductase, whose protein sequence is MTRIVVVGGGAGGLELATKLGRTLGRKRRAEVTLVDRKTSHLWKPLLHEVATGSLDEGVDALSYRAHAKNHHFDFQMGSLNAIDRDSKKITLSEIRDEHDELLIPSREIEYDILVLAIGSTSNDFNTPGVRDHCIFLDSPEQAHLFRKEMNNLFLKLHAHHGEGKVDIAIVGGGATGVELSAELHNAIKELHTYGFEDLDSSKLNINLLEAGERILPALPTRISGAAHNELVKLGVNVRTQTMVTQADQHGLTTKDGEHIPAQLMVWAAGIKAPDFMKDIAGLETNRINQLVVKSTLQATRDENVFVIGDLASCQQADGSFVPPRAQAAHQMASRAYNNIVAKINDHDLKDYVYKDHGSLVSLSRFSTVGSLMGNLTKGSMMIEGRIARVVYISLYRMHLVALHGCFKTGLMMLVGRINRVLRPNLKLH, encoded by the coding sequence ATGACGCGGATTGTAGTTGTTGGTGGAGGCGCTGGTGGTTTAGAGTTAGCGACAAAGCTAGGTCGTACATTAGGACGTAAACGTCGTGCTGAAGTTACATTGGTCGACCGTAAAACCAGCCACCTTTGGAAGCCATTATTGCATGAAGTTGCCACGGGTTCGTTAGATGAAGGTGTGGATGCATTAAGCTACCGTGCGCATGCAAAAAATCATCATTTCGATTTTCAAATGGGCAGCCTCAATGCTATCGATCGTGATAGTAAAAAAATCACATTGAGTGAAATTCGTGACGAACACGATGAATTATTAATTCCAAGTCGAGAAATTGAATACGATATTTTAGTGTTGGCGATTGGTTCAACCTCTAACGACTTTAATACCCCAGGTGTACGTGACCACTGCATTTTCTTGGATAGCCCAGAACAAGCGCATCTTTTCCGTAAAGAAATGAACAATTTGTTTTTAAAATTGCATGCACATCATGGTGAAGGCAAAGTTGATATTGCGATTGTAGGGGGCGGCGCAACCGGCGTTGAACTTTCAGCAGAACTGCATAATGCCATTAAAGAATTACATACCTACGGCTTTGAAGACCTTGATTCTAGTAAATTAAACATTAATTTGCTTGAAGCGGGTGAGCGAATTTTACCTGCATTACCCACGCGTATATCGGGCGCAGCACATAACGAACTGGTGAAGCTAGGGGTTAATGTTCGCACTCAGACTATGGTCACTCAAGCGGATCAACATGGTTTAACCACTAAAGATGGTGAGCATATTCCTGCTCAGTTAATGGTGTGGGCAGCAGGGATAAAAGCGCCTGACTTTATGAAAGATATCGCAGGGCTTGAAACAAACCGCATTAATCAATTGGTTGTTAAGTCTACTCTGCAAGCCACACGTGATGAAAATGTGTTTGTCATTGGCGATTTAGCCTCTTGTCAGCAAGCCGATGGATCTTTTGTGCCGCCACGCGCGCAAGCTGCCCATCAAATGGCCAGTCGAGCTTACAATAATATCGTAGCTAAAATTAACGACCATGATCTTAAAGATTACGTGTATAAAGATCATGGCTCATTAGTCTCATTGAGCCGCTTTTCGACGGTAGGCAGTTTAATGGGCAACTTAACTAAAGGCTCGATGATGATAGAAGGGCGTATTGCTCGTGTTGTCTATATTTCATTATATCGGATGCACTTGGTGGCATTACATGGTTGCTTTAAAACCGGCTTAATGATGCTAGTTGGCCGTATTAACCGGGTATTAAGACCAAACCTGAAATTGCACTAA
- the ycfP gene encoding alpha/beta hydrolase YcfP: MIIYLHGFDSTSPGNHEKVLQLQFIDSDVRFVNYSTQHPKHDMQHLLKEVSKLVEESKDDAPLICGVGLGGYWSERIGYLCNIKQVIFNPNLSPEDNMQGRIDRPEEYTDIATKCISEFRSKNKDNCLVILSKTDDIRDSNLTNEALSPYYTIVWDEKEGHKFKKISQHLQQIKNFKAK, encoded by the coding sequence ATGATAATTTATTTACATGGCTTCGACAGTACAAGCCCGGGAAACCACGAAAAAGTACTGCAACTTCAATTTATTGATAGCGATGTGCGATTTGTAAATTACAGCACCCAACATCCAAAACACGATATGCAGCACTTACTAAAAGAAGTGTCTAAATTGGTTGAAGAAAGCAAGGATGATGCGCCATTGATCTGTGGTGTAGGCTTAGGTGGATACTGGTCGGAACGCATTGGCTATTTATGCAATATTAAGCAAGTGATTTTTAATCCCAACTTGTCACCAGAAGATAACATGCAAGGACGAATAGATCGCCCTGAAGAATATACTGATATTGCCACTAAATGCATCAGTGAATTCCGAAGTAAAAACAAAGACAACTGTTTGGTGATTTTGTCTAAAACCGATGATATTCGTGATAGTAATCTAACCAATGAAGCGCTTTCTCCGTATTACACTATCGTATGGGATGAGAAAGAAGGGCATAAATTTAAAAAAATCTCACAGCACCTACAACAAATAAAAAACTTCAAAGCAAAATAG
- a CDS encoding phosphotransferase codes for MNSWQQALKQEPNLSALLQHLTKPPVSAIALTGGLTNQCWKITTDCGKHFVWRPYSASTAQLSLNRTDEYQILHALQAATFSPKVECLLEQGLLLEWVEGENLNCASHDESQRHVMHSLAKLHLYSIPDASYLASINTFDYQACIEGYWQQLPPHQHTSLQRQRLDYFSSKVNVLYARSLAFAPQCLCHFDLGIYNMIQQPDSSVVVIDWEYAALSTPIVDLATSVLAGQFDVLKSVESYASHQDIDKKQWFNLVNQWIPYLRFMAMLWHQLALNLHARQSDKDAIKILNHQLELDGY; via the coding sequence ATGAATAGTTGGCAACAAGCGCTTAAACAAGAGCCAAATTTAAGCGCGCTACTGCAACATCTGACCAAACCACCGGTGAGCGCGATAGCTCTGACCGGTGGTTTAACCAATCAATGCTGGAAAATAACCACCGATTGCGGCAAACACTTTGTATGGCGACCTTACTCAGCCTCTACCGCACAACTGTCGTTAAACCGTACCGATGAATACCAGATATTACACGCGTTGCAAGCTGCCACATTCTCTCCGAAAGTGGAGTGTTTACTCGAGCAAGGGTTATTACTTGAATGGGTAGAGGGTGAAAATCTAAACTGCGCTAGCCACGATGAATCGCAGCGTCATGTTATGCACTCGTTAGCCAAACTACATCTCTATTCAATCCCTGATGCATCTTATTTAGCCTCAATTAATACATTTGATTATCAAGCCTGTATTGAAGGTTATTGGCAACAACTTCCGCCACATCAGCACACATCACTCCAGCGACAACGATTAGACTATTTCTCTTCTAAAGTGAATGTTTTATACGCGCGGAGCTTAGCGTTCGCACCACAGTGTTTATGCCATTTTGATTTAGGGATCTATAATATGATCCAACAGCCAGATTCGAGCGTGGTGGTAATTGATTGGGAATACGCTGCACTTTCAACCCCGATAGTCGATTTAGCCACAAGCGTATTGGCGGGGCAGTTTGATGTACTAAAAAGTGTTGAAAGCTATGCAAGTCATCAAGATATCGATAAAAAGCAGTGGTTTAATTTAGTCAATCAATGGATACCGTATTTACGCTTTATGGCAATGTTATGGCATCAACTTGCACTTAATCTTCATGCTAGACAATCGGATAAAGATGCGATTAAAATATTGAATCATCAATTAGAATTAGATGGTTATTGA
- the lpoB gene encoding penicillin-binding protein activator LpoB — protein sequence MKKSTIVLLSLAVVLGGCANKVEYGDANAAETTTVDFGSTDLQKIANEMVDSMLASGSVAAITKDSRPIVFVDNIKNKTSEHIDTESVTDSVSTKMLNSGKFRFVDMDKVETVRKQLNFQNNDQLVDQSSAIKFGQMVGAQYMLYGNLSSIVKEAGSDKDVYYKMTMRLMDLKTGLIEWADETEIRKQESKSFFGM from the coding sequence ATGAAAAAAAGTACCATAGTATTATTAAGTCTAGCGGTCGTGTTAGGCGGTTGTGCGAATAAAGTAGAATATGGTGATGCCAATGCAGCAGAAACCACTACGGTCGATTTCGGTTCAACCGATCTACAAAAAATCGCCAATGAAATGGTCGATAGCATGTTAGCGTCAGGCTCGGTTGCCGCGATCACCAAAGACAGCCGTCCGATTGTGTTTGTCGATAACATTAAAAACAAAACCAGTGAGCATATTGATACAGAATCTGTTACCGATTCGGTCAGTACTAAAATGCTAAACTCGGGTAAATTCCGTTTTGTTGATATGGATAAAGTGGAAACCGTGCGTAAGCAACTGAACTTCCAAAATAATGATCAACTTGTAGACCAAAGCAGCGCGATCAAGTTCGGTCAAATGGTCGGTGCGCAATACATGCTGTACGGCAATCTGTCTAGCATTGTAAAAGAAGCCGGCAGCGACAAAGATGTTTACTACAAAATGACCATGCGTTTAATGGACTTGAAAACCGGTCTGATTGAATGGGCGGATGAAACCGAAATCCGTAAGCAAGAGTCTAAAAGCTTCTTTGGCATGTAA
- a CDS encoding YcfL family protein, whose product MKKWMIACFAVIALAGCSSNNTSGLRIDSSSQQVLYGDSELDSRLSIKDISTKNLNGNTRGVVQVESKYKGDQQLQYRFYWYDEDGIEVNAKQGAWRQFILRGSESISLSEVSVNPNAKEFRIQIRPQDQ is encoded by the coding sequence ATGAAAAAATGGATGATTGCCTGTTTCGCTGTCATAGCGTTAGCAGGGTGCTCAAGTAATAATACTTCGGGTTTAAGAATAGACAGTAGCAGCCAACAAGTGCTTTATGGTGATAGCGAGCTTGATAGTCGTTTAAGCATCAAAGATATTAGCACCAAAAATTTGAACGGCAATACGCGCGGCGTGGTGCAAGTTGAAAGCAAGTACAAAGGTGACCAACAGCTTCAATACCGCTTCTACTGGTATGATGAAGATGGAATTGAAGTTAATGCCAAACAAGGTGCATGGCGTCAGTTTATCCTACGTGGTTCAGAATCAATCAGTTTATCTGAAGTATCGGTGAACCCGAATGCGAAAGAGTTTCGTATTCAAATTCGCCCACAAGATCAATAA
- a CDS encoding COG3014 family protein, with amino-acid sequence MALVLVATLFLSACANLSAGNLFSHYSAQNHDAYKNVMVGDYQEAAEELKESDVGGPILSNMEKGRVTFLAERYPDSFSALQLSDKAVNTLDQRATVSVSESANQAGSLATNDNLTTYEPADYELGYLHLYLGLNYLQQNDLSGALVEMRRANQVQEKAQKRREKELKEAQADMASNGVKPNMGSVLSNYPAAGNTLQAVQNAYLLYLSASLYEAGDQLNDAYIDYKRALAVYPENKQIIEATLRVAKQLGMRQDLSMLTKQYGEPKSIPKGQGQVVILDEQGIVAARDNWRLNLPLFNSRDQVKIYSVTLPYYKSIPNQHFNAIQLEGHSLTPSLLADTNVMAKNDLSERIPAMVLKQGLRLYVKDQMLHQAAKNDDSGIANIIVNIWNVATEQPDTRSWQTLPGKVYSSSINLPAGDHAVTIGAKSYTLPVKANQRMLVWVSRQGNSVTMWHKQLGEIE; translated from the coding sequence ATGGCGCTAGTGTTGGTGGCAACCTTGTTTTTATCTGCCTGTGCCAATTTATCTGCTGGTAATTTGTTTAGTCATTATTCGGCGCAAAATCACGATGCCTACAAAAATGTGATGGTGGGTGACTATCAAGAGGCGGCGGAAGAGTTAAAAGAGTCTGACGTCGGTGGCCCTATCTTGAGCAATATGGAGAAAGGGCGGGTGACGTTCTTAGCTGAACGCTACCCCGATAGTTTTTCTGCCTTACAACTTAGTGATAAAGCGGTCAACACCTTAGATCAACGTGCTACGGTTTCCGTAAGTGAAAGCGCCAATCAAGCTGGCTCGTTAGCGACTAATGATAATTTAACCACTTACGAACCGGCTGATTATGAGCTCGGTTATTTGCATTTGTATTTAGGCTTAAACTACTTACAACAAAATGATTTGTCAGGGGCATTGGTTGAAATGCGTCGCGCCAATCAAGTGCAGGAAAAAGCGCAAAAACGCCGCGAAAAAGAACTAAAAGAAGCACAAGCCGATATGGCAAGTAACGGTGTAAAGCCAAATATGGGTAGCGTGCTTTCAAACTATCCCGCTGCCGGCAATACCTTACAAGCGGTGCAAAATGCTTATTTACTCTATTTATCGGCATCATTATATGAAGCTGGCGATCAGTTAAACGATGCGTATATTGATTACAAACGAGCGCTGGCGGTTTACCCAGAAAATAAACAAATTATTGAAGCAACACTGCGCGTGGCGAAGCAATTAGGGATGCGCCAAGATCTAAGTATGCTAACCAAACAATATGGCGAGCCGAAATCTATTCCGAAAGGCCAAGGTCAAGTGGTTATTTTAGATGAGCAAGGGATCGTAGCGGCAAGAGATAACTGGCGTTTAAACCTGCCATTATTCAATAGCCGTGACCAAGTGAAAATTTATAGTGTGACCTTACCATATTATAAATCCATTCCTAACCAACATTTTAATGCTATCCAATTAGAAGGACATTCGTTAACACCAAGTTTACTTGCTGATACCAATGTAATGGCAAAAAATGATCTATCGGAACGGATCCCTGCCATGGTATTAAAGCAAGGTTTACGTTTATATGTTAAAGACCAAATGCTTCATCAAGCGGCAAAAAATGATGATTCAGGCATTGCGAATATCATCGTTAATATTTGGAATGTCGCCACCGAACAACCAGATACCCGCAGTTGGCAAACGCTACCAGGAAAAGTGTATAGCAGCAGTATTAATTTACCAGCAGGGGATCACGCCGTTACTATAGGGGCAAAATCTTATACATTACCGGTAAAAGCGAATCAGAGAATGTTGGTATGGGTTTCAAGACAGGGAAATTCAGTTACTATGTGGCATAAGCAATTAGGAGAAATCGAATGA
- the hinT gene encoding purine nucleoside phosphoramidase, giving the protein MAEETLFSKIIRKEIPADILYQDDLVTAFRDINPRAPSHILIIPNKIIPTTNDVEEEDEALMGRLFTVAKKLAKQEGIAENGYRLIVNCNAHGGQEVYHIHMHLVGGQPLGPMLVN; this is encoded by the coding sequence ATGGCGGAAGAAACCTTATTTAGTAAAATTATTCGTAAAGAGATCCCTGCCGATATTTTATATCAAGATGATTTAGTGACGGCGTTTCGTGATATCAATCCGCGAGCACCAAGTCACATCCTGATTATTCCGAATAAAATCATTCCAACTACCAATGATGTGGAAGAGGAAGATGAAGCCTTAATGGGGCGTTTATTTACCGTAGCTAAAAAGCTAGCTAAGCAAGAAGGGATTGCAGAAAATGGCTATCGCCTGATAGTGAACTGCAATGCTCATGGTGGCCAAGAAGTGTACCATATCCATATGCATTTAGTTGGTGGTCAACCGTTAGGGCCGATGCTGGTTAATTAA
- a CDS encoding Card1-like endonuclease domain-containing protein: protein MATCIGIIDQDPVRLITPLLDSRSECSHMIFIGDRRQFKMYERLAFVLSYRGLTSEFFEISSVVDTSEIKRHVKKLAEQLITREKVIKFNASCGLRHRLLSVYEVFRSYNWPIFVVEPFSDKQCWLYPDSLEDRQVQDHIRISDYLTIFGARCEFPVTEIPTSLDAKLHTLCKRWANNALELGPGLATLNYLATTCRKEQKLDVALTEKQQGYKELDMLLSDLVDIQLATYENGTLTFHNEDARRFSNGEWLENYVHNIVCEIQDELTTIQDHSLNVQVYREIGDREVRNELDVATVVNNKLHIIECKTKGMRDDGDDTLYKLESLRDLLGGLQARAMLVSFRPMRHNDISRAQDLGLALIGPDELKDLKTYLTNWFNDAGGQEEL, encoded by the coding sequence ATGGCGACTTGCATTGGTATTATAGACCAAGATCCTGTGAGACTAATTACTCCACTACTTGATAGCCGATCTGAATGCAGCCATATGATTTTTATTGGTGACCGTCGCCAATTTAAAATGTATGAAAGATTAGCTTTTGTTTTAAGCTATCGTGGATTAACCTCTGAATTTTTTGAAATCTCAAGTGTTGTTGATACTTCAGAAATCAAACGTCATGTTAAAAAACTTGCCGAGCAGCTTATTACACGTGAAAAGGTCATCAAGTTTAATGCCAGTTGTGGTTTAAGACACCGCCTACTCTCGGTTTATGAAGTTTTTCGCAGTTATAATTGGCCAATTTTTGTGGTCGAACCTTTTAGTGATAAACAGTGCTGGCTTTATCCTGATTCTCTTGAAGACCGACAAGTACAAGATCATATTCGCATCAGTGATTACCTGACTATTTTTGGCGCTCGCTGCGAATTTCCTGTCACCGAAATCCCCACCTCTTTAGATGCAAAGTTACACACTCTATGTAAACGCTGGGCCAATAATGCTTTAGAACTCGGCCCAGGTCTAGCCACCCTTAACTACCTCGCCACCACTTGTCGTAAGGAACAAAAACTCGATGTAGCCTTAACTGAAAAGCAGCAAGGTTATAAAGAACTCGATATGCTGTTGAGTGATTTAGTCGATATTCAATTAGCCACTTATGAAAACGGTACTCTCACCTTCCATAATGAAGATGCGCGTCGTTTTTCTAATGGTGAATGGCTAGAAAATTATGTGCACAATATTGTATGCGAAATCCAAGATGAGTTAACAACCATTCAAGACCACTCTTTAAACGTTCAAGTCTATCGCGAAATTGGTGATCGTGAGGTTCGTAATGAACTAGATGTTGCTACTGTGGTTAATAACAAGCTGCACATTATCGAATGTAAAACCAAAGGCATGCGTGATGATGGCGATGATACTCTGTATAAACTGGAATCATTACGTGATCTATTAGGTGGTTTACAAGCCCGCGCCATGCTCGTCAGTTTTCGTCCTATGCGACATAATGATATATCACGGGCACAAGATTTAGGTTTAGCTCTAATTGGCCCTGATGAGCTTAAAGATCTCAAAACTTACTTAACAAATTGGTTTAATGACGCAGGAGGCCAAGAAGAGTTATAA
- the udp gene encoding uridine phosphorylase: MTASNSSNVFHLGINQSDLNGATLAIIPGDPGRVEKIAQLMDEPVFLASHREYTVFRAKLNGKPIVVCSTGIGGPSTSIAVEELAQLGVRTFLRVGTTGAIQSHLNVGDMIVTTASVRLDGASSHFAPIEFPAVADFDVATAMKQSAQEAGAVVHTGITASSDTFYPGQERYDTFSGRVLSRLQGSMDEWQKMGVLNFEMESATLFTMCASSGLRAGCVAAVIVNRSQEEIPDQEKLKAAENNSLQIVIGAAAKLM; this comes from the coding sequence GTGACAGCATCGAACTCTTCAAACGTATTTCATTTAGGCATTAACCAAAGCGACTTAAATGGCGCAACCTTAGCCATCATTCCTGGCGATCCGGGTCGTGTTGAGAAAATCGCACAATTAATGGATGAGCCTGTATTTTTAGCCAGTCACCGTGAATATACTGTTTTTCGTGCCAAATTAAATGGTAAGCCAATTGTGGTCTGTTCAACCGGTATCGGTGGTCCGTCAACGTCTATTGCGGTTGAAGAGTTAGCCCAGCTTGGGGTGCGTACTTTCTTACGTGTTGGCACAACCGGTGCGATCCAATCACACTTAAATGTGGGTGATATGATCGTGACTACTGCCTCTGTTCGTCTTGATGGTGCCAGTTCGCATTTTGCTCCAATCGAATTTCCAGCGGTTGCCGATTTTGATGTTGCCACTGCGATGAAGCAATCTGCACAAGAAGCTGGCGCGGTCGTACACACCGGCATTACTGCATCAAGCGATACTTTCTACCCAGGACAAGAGCGTTACGATACTTTCTCTGGTCGTGTGCTTTCTCGCTTGCAAGGCTCAATGGATGAGTGGCAGAAAATGGGTGTATTAAATTTTGAAATGGAATCAGCGACCTTATTCACCATGTGTGCAAGTTCAGGCTTACGCGCAGGTTGTGTGGCGGCAGTGATTGTAAACCGCAGTCAAGAGGAAATCCCAGATCAAGAAAAACTCAAAGCGGCAGAGAACAACTCATTACAAATTGTGATCGGTGCAGCTGCAAAGTTGATGTAA
- a CDS encoding CBS domain-containing protein has translation MASLKVRDYMRPRAVTFTEDMSLSTAMEKVLNAINIGGPVINDNHEVVGFLSEQDLLNRLVQVSYHCQDTHTVGDCMNREALTISPEMSVLALAEMMEVGKPKVYPVVENKKLVGIISRREVLKAVSDNYDTCFKKPV, from the coding sequence ATGGCATCTTTAAAAGTGCGAGATTATATGCGTCCACGTGCAGTGACATTTACCGAAGATATGTCACTGTCAACGGCGATGGAAAAAGTATTAAATGCCATCAATATTGGTGGGCCTGTCATTAACGATAACCATGAAGTCGTCGGATTTTTATCAGAGCAAGATCTTCTCAATCGCTTAGTGCAAGTCAGTTACCACTGCCAAGATACTCATACAGTGGGTGATTGCATGAATAGAGAAGCGCTGACCATTAGCCCTGAAATGTCCGTTTTAGCCTTAGCCGAGATGATGGAAGTTGGCAAACCTAAAGTGTATCCAGTAGTGGAAAATAAAAAGCTAGTGGGAATAATTTCACGCCGTGAAGTGTTAAAAGCGGTCAGTGATAATTATGATACTTGCTTTAAAAAGCCAGTATAG
- a CDS encoding bifunctional GNAT family N-acetyltransferase/carbon-nitrogen hydrolase family protein: protein MDENNTPLLNLRVVTPEDYHELAALMDLVFPDVGGAWPESTIMELVTQFPDGQICLEDDGKIIGAALTIKVDYSRFSLPHKYTDIVDLKNVAQHNVKGDAIYGLDVFVHPDYRGLRLGRRLYEARKELCRAANLKAILTGGRIPGFQQYSDQMKVSDYIEKVKRQELHDPILSFQLSNDFDVKRLMRGYLPEDEKSQGYGTLLEWDNIFYEEELESIHQNEKSIVRIGVVQWQMRHVMSLDDLVNQAEFFITSLANYQSDFALFPEFFSAPLMGLAPDLRSVEAMRYLSEYSGEIIQRFSHLAVTYNINIISGSLPVQQDGKMYNVAYMLHRDGSIEEQYKIHITPHEEWDWVIEGGNQVKVMETDAGKVGILICYDVEFPELGRMLAEQGVQILFVPFWTDTKNGYLRVRICAQARAIENECYVAISGSVGNLPRVDNVDIQYAQSAVFSPSDVYFPHDAIIAEADPNTEMMIYADVDLSKLKLLHSEGSVTNLKHRRPDLYQFTKTNPKA, encoded by the coding sequence ATGGACGAAAATAATACCCCGTTACTTAATCTTAGGGTTGTCACCCCAGAAGATTATCACGAGCTCGCGGCATTAATGGATTTGGTTTTTCCAGATGTGGGCGGCGCTTGGCCAGAGTCCACCATTATGGAACTGGTGACCCAATTTCCTGACGGCCAAATTTGCCTAGAAGATGACGGCAAAATTATTGGCGCCGCGTTAACCATTAAAGTCGATTACTCGCGTTTCTCTTTGCCACATAAATACACCGATATCGTCGATTTAAAAAATGTTGCACAACATAATGTTAAAGGCGATGCGATTTATGGTTTGGATGTATTTGTGCACCCAGATTATCGAGGGTTGCGCTTAGGCCGTCGTTTATATGAAGCGCGAAAAGAATTATGCCGAGCCGCTAACTTAAAAGCGATTTTAACCGGTGGTCGAATTCCTGGCTTTCAACAATATTCCGATCAAATGAAGGTCAGCGATTATATTGAAAAAGTGAAACGTCAAGAACTGCACGATCCAATTTTGTCATTCCAACTTTCCAATGATTTTGATGTTAAACGCTTGATGCGCGGTTACTTACCAGAAGATGAAAAGTCACAAGGTTATGGCACGCTACTTGAGTGGGATAATATTTTTTATGAAGAAGAATTAGAATCAATCCACCAAAATGAAAAAAGTATTGTCCGAATTGGGGTGGTACAATGGCAAATGCGTCATGTGATGTCGCTAGATGATTTGGTGAATCAGGCAGAATTCTTTATTACCTCGTTAGCGAATTATCAGTCCGATTTTGCCTTATTCCCAGAATTTTTCAGTGCGCCATTAATGGGACTGGCACCAGATCTTCGCTCGGTTGAGGCTATGCGTTATTTGAGTGAATATTCAGGCGAAATTATCCAACGATTCTCGCACCTCGCAGTGACCTATAATATCAATATTATTTCTGGCAGCTTGCCGGTTCAACAAGATGGCAAGATGTATAACGTCGCTTATATGTTGCATCGTGATGGCAGTATTGAAGAGCAATATAAGATCCACATTACCCCGCATGAAGAATGGGATTGGGTAATCGAAGGTGGCAATCAAGTTAAAGTGATGGAAACCGATGCCGGAAAAGTAGGTATTTTGATTTGTTACGATGTTGAATTCCCAGAGCTTGGCCGAATGTTGGCCGAACAAGGGGTGCAAATCTTGTTTGTTCCATTTTGGACCGATACTAAAAATGGCTATTTGCGAGTGAGAATTTGCGCCCAGGCGCGCGCGATCGAAAATGAATGTTATGTAGCGATAAGTGGCAGCGTTGGTAATTTACCTAGAGTCGACAACGTGGACATTCAATATGCGCAATCGGCGGTATTTTCACCATCGGATGTGTATTTCCCCCATGATGCGATTATCGCCGAAGCCGATCCTAATACCGAGATGATGATTTATGCCGATGTGGATCTGTCTAAATTGAAGTTATTACACAGTGAAGGTTCCGTGACCAACCTAAAGCATCGTCGCCCAGATTTATATCAATTTACAAAAACCAACCCTAAAGCTTAA
- a CDS encoding sugar efflux transporter, which translates to MKRLIYSFFPGSQPDRITTSLLFSCFFVGIAGAFTAPVMSLFISEEVGARPLLIGIFFMVMTISGVLISQVIGWWSDHGIDRKRLILVCNIMGALGFMIFAFNRNYWVLLACSAIFISTTSASIPQIFALAREILDRSTKPSEKFSTVLRAQISLGWVIGPPIAFFIATGFGFTQLFLLAAFMFVILCIVIHKTFPTIEPTPKNPTEIDESLWKDKNIMLLSIAFVFMYCSNNMYLISMPLYITTNLHMDSAVAGWMMGTAAFIEIPIMLLCGSYAARFGKKPMMMVSIVAGALFYVGIIVNTSLSGFIALQILNGVFIGVTAALGISFFQDLKPKKMGQVTTLYSNAIKTGGILGGAFAGSIAEYFGFHAVFFVSAAMTLVALLAMWTVKEAKA; encoded by the coding sequence ATGAAACGCTTAATCTATTCGTTCTTTCCCGGTTCTCAACCCGATCGTATCACTACCTCTTTGCTCTTTAGTTGCTTCTTTGTTGGGATTGCAGGGGCTTTTACCGCGCCGGTAATGAGTTTATTCATCTCGGAAGAAGTTGGCGCTCGCCCATTATTGATCGGCATTTTCTTTATGGTGATGACCATTTCTGGCGTGCTAATCAGCCAAGTGATCGGTTGGTGGTCGGATCATGGTATTGATCGAAAACGCTTAATCTTAGTATGTAACATCATGGGCGCACTGGGTTTTATGATCTTTGCCTTCAACCGTAATTATTGGGTATTACTCGCCTGCTCGGCTATTTTTATTAGCACCACTTCTGCCTCTATTCCGCAAATCTTTGCTTTAGCACGAGAAATTCTAGATCGCAGCACCAAACCTTCCGAAAAATTCAGCACCGTACTGAGAGCCCAAATTTCCTTAGGCTGGGTGATTGGCCCACCGATCGCGTTCTTTATTGCCACTGGGTTTGGTTTTACTCAGCTGTTTTTATTAGCTGCATTTATGTTTGTTATTTTATGTATCGTGATCCACAAAACTTTTCCAACCATAGAGCCCACCCCTAAAAACCCAACAGAGATCGATGAATCGTTGTGGAAAGACAAAAATATTATGCTGCTCTCGATTGCATTCGTGTTTATGTATTGCTCGAATAATATGTATTTGATCAGTATGCCGCTGTACATCACGACCAATTTACACATGGACTCGGCCGTGGCGGGTTGGATGATGGGAACCGCCGCATTTATTGAAATTCCAATCATGTTGTTATGTGGCAGCTATGCGGCACGGTTTGGCAAAAAACCTATGATGATGGTCTCGATTGTCGCCGGTGCTTTGTTTTATGTTGGCATCATAGTCAACACCAGCTTAAGCGGTTTTATCGCGTTGCAAATTCTGAATGGGGTATTTATTGGCGTAACGGCGGCGCTTGGGATCTCTTTTTTCCAAGATCTTAAACCCAAGAAAATGGGGCAAGTTACCACTCTTTACTCTAATGCGATTAAAACCGGCGGAATATTAGGCGGCGCATTTGCTGGCAGCATAGCTGAGTACTTTGGTTTTCATGCGGTGTTTTTTGTTTCGGCAGCCATGACTCTTGTCGCCCTGTTAGCGATGTGGACGGTAAAAGAAGCAAAAGCCTAG